Below is a window of Enterobacter kobei DNA.
AAATTTGCGGGTAAGTTATGATTGAATAGGCACAGGAAAACAACAGGGAGACGCACTTATGTATCATTCCATCATTATGCCGGTTGATGTTTTTGACATGGAGCTGAGTGAAAAGGCGATCCGTCACGCTGAATTTCTTGCCCAGTCTTACGGCATTATCCATTTGCTGCACGTGGTTCCCGGCTCGGCGCATCTGAGCTTATATCGTTTTGCCGCAGATATTCGCCGCTTTGAAGAGCATGTTCAGCAGGAAGCCGAAGCGCGCCTGAAAACCCTGCTCAGCCATTTTTCACTGCCGCCTGAGCGGCTGAAAACCCATGTCCGCGTCGGCAGCGTGCGTGATGTGGTCAATGAGATGACAGACGAGCTGCAGGCGGACGTGGTGGTGATCGGCTCGCGCAATCCGTCAATCAGTACTCATTTACTGGGTTCTAACGCGTCCAGCATCGTGGGCCATGCGCACGTACCGGTGCTGGTCGTCCGCTAAAGCGCGACGGCACGCCAAAAAAGAAAAGGCCCGGAAGCTGACGCCGCCGGGCCTTTGTTGCAGGTGTGTCTTACTGTCTGATTATGCTTTGGTGCGGATCAGGTGATCAAAGGCGCTCAGTGACGCTTTTGCCCCTTCACCGGTGGCAATAATGATCTGTTTGTACGGCACGGTCGTGCAGTCGCCCGCTGCGAATACCCCTTTCACGCTGGTTTCGCATTTGGCATCAATAATGATTTCGCCCATGCGGTTGCGCTCAACAGCGCCTTCCAGCCAGTTGGTGTTCGGCAGCAGACCAATCTGAACAAAAATACCTGACAGCGCCAGCTGATGCGTATCGCCGCTCACACGAGCACGATACTCAAGCCCGGTCACTTTGCTGCCGTCGCCTTTCACTTCGGTAGTCTGCGCATTCAGAATAATGTCGACGTTCGGCAGGCTGCGTACTTTATTCTGCAATACCTGATCCGCTTTCATCTCTGGTGCAAACTCCAGCAGCGTCACATGCTCAACAATACCCGCCAGGTCAATGGCCGCTTCGACGCCGGAGTTACCGCCGCCAATTACCGCCACACGCTTGCCTTTAAACAGCGGGCCGTCGCAGTGCGGGCAATAGGTCACGCCTTTGGTGCGATACTGTTCTTCGCCCGGCACGTTCATGTTGCGCCATTTTGCGCCGGTCGCGATGATCACACTGTGTGCTTTCAGCACAGCGCCGGACGCGGTTTCAATCTGATGCAGGCCGCCCTCTTCTGACGCTGGCGTCAGTTTAGTGGCGCTTTGCGAGTCGATAACATCCACATCGTAGTCATCGACGTGCGCTTTCAGTGCGCCCGCCAGTTTCTGCCCTTCGGTTTTCGGCACGGAGATATAGTTCTCAATATCTACCGTATCAAGCACCTGGCCGCCGAAACGCTCGCCCATCAGGCCAGTACGAATACCTTTACGTGCAGAGTACACGGCCGCTGCCGCACCCGCCGGTCCGGACCCGACGATCAGAACGTCGTAGGCGTCACGTTTGTTCAGCTCATCAGCGGCGCGTTTTTCTGCACCCGTGTCCACTTTGGCAACGATTTCCGTCAGCGTCATACGCCCCTGACCGAACTCTTTACCGTTCATATAAACCGCCGGAACCCCCATCACGTTACGTTCGGTGATTTCGTTCTGGAACGCACCGCCATCGATCGCCGTGTGTTTGATACGCGGGTTCAGTACCGCCATCAGGTTCAGCGCCTGTACCACGTCCGGGCAGTTGTGGCAGGTCAGCGAATAATAGGTTTCAAACTCGAAATCGCCGTCGATATCGCGGATCTGCTCAAGCAGAGACTGCGCTTCTTTTGACGGATGTCCGCCGGTCCACAGTAAGGCCAGTACCAGCGAGGTAAATTCGTGCCCCAATGGCGATCCAGCAAAACGCGGGCCCTGATCGGAGCCTGGGTTAGCAATACGGAACGACGGCTTGCGCACGTCTAAGGTGTTGTCTTCAACAAAGGTCACTTTGTCGGACAGTTCCGCGATTTCGGTCAGCAGTTCCCTGATTTCCGCCGATTTAGCGCTGTCATCCAGCGTGGCAGTTAACTCAACAGGTTTAGTCAGACGCTCAAGGTAGGCCTTAAGCTGGGTTTTCATGGTAGTGTCGAGCATTGTTAATCTCCTGCTAAAAAACATCATCATGCAAGCTGCCTTGTCCGGGCTGCCTGAATGCAACTTGAATCATGGTGTTGGGGGAAAACGGGTGCAAAGCTGCACCCGTTGATTGCCGGGTGGCACGTCGTTTACCCGGCCTACGTAGAGTAGACCCGTGCAAGCGCAGCGCCGCCGGGCTTTGCAGACTTAGATTTTGCCAACCAGGTCCAGGGACGGAGCCAGAGTCGCTTCGCCTTCTTTCCACTTAGCCGGGCATACTTCGCCTGGGTGGGAAGCAACGTACTGAGCGGCTTTGATTTTACGCAGCAGATCAGATGCGTCACGGCCAATGCCTTCTGCAGTCACTTCGATTGCCTGGATGATCCCCTGCGGGTCAACGATGAAGGTGCCACGGTCAGCCAGACCTTCGTCTTCACGCATGTTTTCGAAGTTACGGGTCAGCGCGCCAGTCGGGTCGCCGATCATCGCGTATTTGATTTTTGCGATGGTTTCGGAGCTGCTGTGCCACGCTTTGTGGGTGAAGTGGGTGTCAGTAGAAACGGAGTAAACGTCTACGCCCAGTTTCTGCAGTTCTTCGTAATGATCCGCGACGTCACCCAGTTCAGTCGGGCAAACGAAGGTGAAATCAGCCGGATAGAAGAAGAATACGCTCCAGCGGCCTTCGGTATCTTTCTCGGTAACTTCGATGAATTCGCCGTTTTTGAACGCCTGGTTTTTAAAAGGTTTGATTTTGGTATTAATTAAGGACATCTATACTTCCTCCGTGGTTTCGTTGAGGGCTACGTTACGCAAGTTTTACTGCCACGGCTAATGCGTTTACGTTATCAACTCAATAGGCAATATCTAACAACCTGCCCTGCCGCAGCGTAAACCTCACTTTTACCGTTAATTTTCAAGGCCTTGATATGTTAAAGCGTATAGTTCTGATGACCCTTTTACCTCTTTTCGCGCAAGCGGAAGACCTGCCGGATGCGGTTAAAGCGATTGAAAAGCAGGGGATCACTATCATTAAGCCGTTTGACGCCCCCGGCGGCATGAAGGGTTATCTGGGAAAATATCAGGATATGGGCGTAACCATTTATGTGACGCCGGACGGTAAACATGCCATTTCAGGATACATGTACGACAGCGCGGGCGCCAATCTCAGCGAAAACCTGATTGAGAAAGAGATTTATGCCCCTGCCGGGCGCGAACTCTGGCAGCAAATGGAAAAAGCGGACTGGATCGTCGATGGCAAAAAAGACGCGCCGCGTGTGGTATACGTGTTTGCCGATCCCTTCTGCCCGTATTGCCATCAGTTCTGGCAGCAGTCGCGTCCGTGGGTGGATGCCGGGAAAGTACAGTTGCGCACGCTGCTGGTGGGGGTGATCAAGCCTGAAAGCCCGGCTACGGCGGCGGCGATTATGACCTCCGCCGACCCGGCAAAAACCTGGCATGATTTTGAGCGCTCCGCGGGCAAAATGACGCTTAACGTGCCCGTGAAGCCTGCGGATAACACCATGCGATCGCTGAATATGCATCAGCGATTAATGGATAGCCTGGGCGCCAGCGCCACGCCTGCTATTTACTACATGAATAAAAACAACGTGCTGCAACAGGTGGTCGGTCTGCCGGATGAGCAAAAGCTCAAGGTGATTATGGGCGAAGAATAACGCCTGCATTGTGGCAAAAGGATATCCTGATTGAGGGTCGCGCGTGGCGGCCCTCAACTTATTTGCTGCCCTACCTTTCAAATACCGCTTTTCATGATATATTCATCTTATCAAACAAAATCAGGTTTGGTATTCGCAAAGGATTGTATTTATTGTTTCCTTCACTCATGTGAAACAATCATCAGATAAATAAATCATAGTCAATAAATCAGGATGACCTAATGGCTAATCTTTATGATCTCAAAAAATTTGATCTTAATCTGCTGGTGATTTTTGAGAGTATTTATCAGCATCAAAGTATCAGCAAGGCGGCTGAAACTTTATTTATCACGCCCTCTGCCGTCAGTCAGTCGCTGCAACGCTTACGCGCTCAGCTAAACGATCCGCTATTTGTTCGCTCCGGAAAAGGGGTTACCCCAACCACTGTCGGCATCAATTTACATGCCCACCTGGAAGAAAACCTTAACGATCTGGAACGAACCATTAATATTATGAATAACAGTGAACTGATGAAGACCATTGTTGTTTATAGCCCGCAAATATTGGTCTCCAACGGTATGGTCGGTTTAATTAACCGCCTGCGCGAAACCGCACAGTACAATATCGTGCACCACGACATTTTTATCGCCCCGGAAACCGCCGAAGACCTGCTTAACTATCGTAAGGCAGACCTGGTGCTGTCGCTGCTGCCAGTCACCAATCGCTCCATCGTCTGTACCCGCTACCGCACCGATCCGCTGGTGCTGGTTTGCAGTAACGCCCATCCGCGCATCAATGATGCCACCAGCGTCAGCGCCCTGTTGGAAGAGGGTTTTACCGCGTTTTCCACCCCCGCACAGGGAACAAAAGAAATTTTCACCAGTATAGAAAAAGTCTTGCCGCAGCGGAAAATCCTCTTCCGTAGCGACTCATTCATTTCTGTACTGAATATGATTAGTAATACCGATTTGGTTGGCATTATTCCACTTAAATCATTTAACTACTATAAAGGTTCACTGAATCTTAAGCAGATCAACGCAGGCATTACATTGCCCACGATAGATGTATTTATGATGTATAACCGCGCCTCCATGAATAGCACTGTTTTCGCGCAACTGGTGGAAAGCATTGACCAGGATCAGTGATATTCCGCTTCGCTATTCGGCCTGACGCCCCGTCCGGCCGTATTCTCCCCTCTGGACAAAACATTAGTATCTTTACTTACATTAACAGCATTGACGAATCGTCCTTCAGCAAACAGAATATATTCTCCTTAGTGGGCATTTCCCGCGCATTCAGACCAGTGTTTTTAATCATGGTTTAATTTACTGGATTAGCACTTATGTCAATTCATAAGATTGAGTTAATAGAGAACGTATTTGAAGCCAGCATAGGCCGAATACGCTGGACGTTAGAAAATCTCCCCCGTGTTTGCGTTTCTTTTTCTGGTGGCAAAGATTCAACTGTCATGCTGCATCTCACCGCCCAGCTTGCCCGTCAACTAAATAAAAAAATCCATGTGTTATTTATCGACTGGGAAGCGCAGTTCGCCTTCACCATAAATCATATAAACAAAATGCGCGAAGAGTATCAGGATGTCATTGAAACCTTCTGGTGGATCGCCCTGCCGCTGACCACGCAAAATGCGCTGTCGCAATTCGAGCCGGAATGGCAGTGCTGGCAGCCAGGAAAAGCCTGGGTCCGGCAGCCGCCTGACTGTGCCATTACCGATCCCGCGTATTTCCCGTTTTATCAGCAGGGAATGACCTTCGAAAGTTTCGTTTATCTTTTCGCTGACTGGTTTTCACAGCAACGTCCCGCCGCCATGATGATCGGTATCCGCGCAGATGAATCCTATAACCGGTTTCTGGCGATCGCCTCCTCGCGTAAGCAACGCTTTGCCGATGATAAACCCTGGACGACCTGCACGCCGCGCGGCAACAGCTGGTATGTCTATCCCATCTATGACTGGAAAATCGCTGATATCTGGACATGGTTTGCCAAATCGAAAGCGACCTATAACGTGCTCTACGACCTGATGCATAAAGCCGGGGTTCCTTTACGCTATATGCGCATCTGCGAGCCATTTGGACCGGAGCAGCGTCAGGGACTGTGGCTGTATCACGTGCTGGAGCCACACTCGTGGGCGCGTATGTGTCAGCGCGTCAGCGGCGCGCAAAGCGGCGGCCTGTATGCCGGGCAAGATAATCAGTTTTACGGGCACCGAAAACTGCACAAGCCGGATAACCATAGCTGGCGCTCCTATGCGCTTTTTATCCTCGACAGCATGCCCGTCTCAACCGCTGAACATTATCGCAATAAAATCGCCGTCTACCTCCGCTGGTATGAGAAACGCGGCATGACGGATATTCCGGACAGTCAGGAAGGCGATATAGGCGCGAAGGATATTCCCTCATGGCGGCGTATCTGCAAGGTCCTGCTCAATAACGATTACTGGTGTCGCGCCCTGTCATTCAGCCCGACCAAAACCAGCAACTATCAACGCTA
It encodes the following:
- a CDS encoding phosphoadenosine phosphosulfate reductase → MSIHKIELIENVFEASIGRIRWTLENLPRVCVSFSGGKDSTVMLHLTAQLARQLNKKIHVLFIDWEAQFAFTINHINKMREEYQDVIETFWWIALPLTTQNALSQFEPEWQCWQPGKAWVRQPPDCAITDPAYFPFYQQGMTFESFVYLFADWFSQQRPAAMMIGIRADESYNRFLAIASSRKQRFADDKPWTTCTPRGNSWYVYPIYDWKIADIWTWFAKSKATYNVLYDLMHKAGVPLRYMRICEPFGPEQRQGLWLYHVLEPHSWARMCQRVSGAQSGGLYAGQDNQFYGHRKLHKPDNHSWRSYALFILDSMPVSTAEHYRNKIAVYLRWYEKRGMTDIPDSQEGDIGAKDIPSWRRICKVLLNNDYWCRALSFSPTKTSNYQRYNERMKNKRKEWGILCGND
- the ahpC gene encoding alkyl hydroperoxide reductase subunit C, which codes for MSLINTKIKPFKNQAFKNGEFIEVTEKDTEGRWSVFFFYPADFTFVCPTELGDVADHYEELQKLGVDVYSVSTDTHFTHKAWHSSSETIAKIKYAMIGDPTGALTRNFENMREDEGLADRGTFIVDPQGIIQAIEVTAEGIGRDASDLLRKIKAAQYVASHPGEVCPAKWKEGEATLAPSLDLVGKI
- the dsbG gene encoding thiol:disulfide interchange protein DsbG, whose translation is MLKRIVLMTLLPLFAQAEDLPDAVKAIEKQGITIIKPFDAPGGMKGYLGKYQDMGVTIYVTPDGKHAISGYMYDSAGANLSENLIEKEIYAPAGRELWQQMEKADWIVDGKKDAPRVVYVFADPFCPYCHQFWQQSRPWVDAGKVQLRTLLVGVIKPESPATAAAIMTSADPAKTWHDFERSAGKMTLNVPVKPADNTMRSLNMHQRLMDSLGASATPAIYYMNKNNVLQQVVGLPDEQKLKVIMGEE
- the citR gene encoding DNA-binding transcriptional repressor CitR; the protein is MANLYDLKKFDLNLLVIFESIYQHQSISKAAETLFITPSAVSQSLQRLRAQLNDPLFVRSGKGVTPTTVGINLHAHLEENLNDLERTINIMNNSELMKTIVVYSPQILVSNGMVGLINRLRETAQYNIVHHDIFIAPETAEDLLNYRKADLVLSLLPVTNRSIVCTRYRTDPLVLVCSNAHPRINDATSVSALLEEGFTAFSTPAQGTKEIFTSIEKVLPQRKILFRSDSFISVLNMISNTDLVGIIPLKSFNYYKGSLNLKQINAGITLPTIDVFMMYNRASMNSTVFAQLVESIDQDQ
- the ahpF gene encoding alkyl hydroperoxide reductase subunit F: MLDTTMKTQLKAYLERLTKPVELTATLDDSAKSAEIRELLTEIAELSDKVTFVEDNTLDVRKPSFRIANPGSDQGPRFAGSPLGHEFTSLVLALLWTGGHPSKEAQSLLEQIRDIDGDFEFETYYSLTCHNCPDVVQALNLMAVLNPRIKHTAIDGGAFQNEITERNVMGVPAVYMNGKEFGQGRMTLTEIVAKVDTGAEKRAADELNKRDAYDVLIVGSGPAGAAAAVYSARKGIRTGLMGERFGGQVLDTVDIENYISVPKTEGQKLAGALKAHVDDYDVDVIDSQSATKLTPASEEGGLHQIETASGAVLKAHSVIIATGAKWRNMNVPGEEQYRTKGVTYCPHCDGPLFKGKRVAVIGGGNSGVEAAIDLAGIVEHVTLLEFAPEMKADQVLQNKVRSLPNVDIILNAQTTEVKGDGSKVTGLEYRARVSGDTHQLALSGIFVQIGLLPNTNWLEGAVERNRMGEIIIDAKCETSVKGVFAAGDCTTVPYKQIIIATGEGAKASLSAFDHLIRTKA
- the uspG gene encoding universal stress protein UspG, which codes for MYHSIIMPVDVFDMELSEKAIRHAEFLAQSYGIIHLLHVVPGSAHLSLYRFAADIRRFEEHVQQEAEARLKTLLSHFSLPPERLKTHVRVGSVRDVVNEMTDELQADVVVIGSRNPSISTHLLGSNASSIVGHAHVPVLVVR